In Nitratiruptor sp. YY09-18, a single window of DNA contains:
- the tig gene encoding trigger factor: MEVQATKVDNANAKLDVKIAQADLEKKSEKIAKNLAKTMDLPGFRKGKVPVAIIKQRYGDKITQDAESEVLKEALDKAIEELGIERSAILGEPRFSKYEKKEEYIEAEIELGLQPQIDLEGYEELIPTYEEPQVSDEEVEKRLEELAEAMAQFVENPRRKVAKEGDLVTIDFKGTLEDGTEIPGGSAEGFELRLGSGQFIPGFEEQVIGMKKGETKTIEVTFPEDYPNKDLAGKPAKFEVTLHNIKEKEQVEINDELAKKMLQKEDGTLDELKEEIKKQLKSEKLSKLYNEELKPQLVEALVEKFEFDLPKNIVEQEIDVQLNQKAREMSPEEIKELQENPEKLQELRKEIEPEATKSVKATFIVDALAKKEGVNVSDEEVVQTIYYEALQMGRNPQEILEAYQKQGLLPAIKMAMIEDKLLTHLLNKKNEKTEENA, encoded by the coding sequence ATGGAAGTGCAAGCTACCAAAGTTGACAATGCAAATGCGAAACTCGATGTAAAAATCGCGCAAGCAGATCTTGAGAAAAAGAGCGAAAAGATAGCAAAAAACCTCGCTAAAACTATGGATCTACCAGGTTTTAGAAAAGGAAAGGTTCCAGTAGCTATCATTAAGCAGCGCTATGGAGATAAAATCACGCAAGATGCAGAATCTGAAGTATTAAAAGAAGCTCTTGATAAAGCAATCGAAGAGCTAGGAATTGAAAGAAGTGCAATATTGGGAGAGCCAAGATTTAGCAAATATGAGAAGAAAGAGGAGTATATCGAAGCGGAAATCGAGCTTGGATTGCAACCACAGATAGACCTTGAAGGATATGAAGAGCTTATCCCTACATATGAAGAGCCACAAGTGAGTGATGAAGAGGTAGAAAAGCGCCTCGAAGAGCTTGCTGAAGCTATGGCACAGTTTGTAGAAAATCCCCGCAGAAAAGTAGCAAAAGAGGGGGATCTTGTCACAATCGATTTCAAAGGGACTCTTGAAGATGGCACAGAGATTCCTGGAGGAAGCGCTGAAGGATTTGAGCTTCGCCTCGGAAGTGGTCAGTTTATCCCAGGTTTTGAAGAGCAGGTCATTGGTATGAAAAAGGGTGAGACAAAGACTATTGAGGTGACTTTTCCCGAAGACTATCCAAACAAAGATCTCGCTGGTAAACCTGCAAAATTTGAAGTAACGCTTCACAATATCAAAGAGAAAGAGCAAGTAGAAATTAATGATGAGCTTGCAAAGAAGATGCTTCAAAAAGAGGATGGAACGTTGGATGAGCTCAAAGAGGAGATCAAAAAGCAGCTCAAAAGCGAAAAACTCTCAAAACTCTATAATGAAGAGCTAAAACCGCAGCTTGTAGAAGCTCTTGTGGAGAAATTTGAGTTTGATTTGCCAAAAAATATCGTAGAGCAAGAGATCGATGTGCAGCTCAATCAAAAAGCACGCGAAATGAGTCCAGAAGAGATTAAAGAGTTGCAAGAAAACCCTGAAAAACTCCAAGAGCTTCGCAAAGAGATCGAACCAGAAGCTACAAAGAGTGTTAAAGCGACTTTTATTGTTGATGCACTTGCGAAAAAAGAGGGTGTAAATGTAAGCGACGAAGAGGTTGTGCAGACAATCTACTATGAAGCATTGCAAATGGGACGCAATCCGCAAGAGATTTTGGAAGCGTATCAGAAACAAGGACTCTTGCCAGCGATTAAGATGGCAATGATTGAGGATAAGCTCTTGACACATCTTCTCAACAAAAAAAATGAAAAAACAGAGGAAAATGCATGA
- a CDS encoding (2Fe-2S)-binding protein, whose product MKFDQLGSIDDVYVVCECMEVTFKEIMDAIKAGNCDLDSLMEATDAGTACGKCKSREDDPADERAIHLDEILAMAKAEGICKD is encoded by the coding sequence ATGAAGTTTGATCAACTCGGTTCTATTGATGATGTATATGTAGTCTGCGAGTGTATGGAGGTGACATTCAAAGAGATTATGGATGCTATTAAAGCTGGAAACTGTGATCTTGACTCGCTTATGGAAGCCACAGATGCTGGAACAGCTTGTGGAAAATGCAAAAGTCGTGAGGATGACCCGGCAGATGAAAGAGCGATCCATCTTGATGAAATCCTTGCCATGGCCAAAGCAGAAGGGATCTGTAAAGATTAA
- a CDS encoding peptidoglycan DD-metalloendopeptidase family protein, translating to MKNRYLITITTVHGTKHYSFKQIVKYIIGIVALFIVLVLLFGYGYITYLKSKIGVIEKEKQELHQQVASLTDQLQKLNVSLVQKQERLSDLSDKIEDLEQILGLKGDEYKQQLQNLKISTLDASAIVHLIPSGKPVVQEFRISAGFGWRKHPILHKKEFHPGIDLAAKGKVPIFATANGIIIDAKHGRYGYGNVIKIAHVYGFSTLYGHLRKILVKKGDFVKKGQIIGYMGSTGLSTGQHLHYEVRFDKKPLNPLNFIRWSNSNFYTITEKERHVPWESLIKALKAVDSQKRLQSSPKVQKSKESSPSTQTSISTEK from the coding sequence ATGAAAAATAGATATCTCATTACCATTACCACTGTCCATGGAACCAAACACTATAGTTTCAAGCAGATTGTTAAGTATATCATTGGAATTGTAGCTCTTTTTATAGTTTTAGTTCTACTTTTTGGGTATGGCTATATAACATACCTAAAAAGCAAAATAGGTGTAATCGAAAAAGAGAAGCAGGAGCTTCACCAGCAGGTGGCAAGTCTCACTGACCAACTCCAAAAACTCAATGTCAGCCTCGTGCAAAAGCAGGAGCGACTCAGTGATCTCAGTGACAAAATCGAAGATCTTGAGCAGATTTTAGGACTCAAAGGGGATGAGTATAAGCAGCAGTTGCAAAATCTCAAAATCAGCACACTAGACGCTTCTGCAATAGTTCATCTTATACCTTCAGGTAAGCCTGTTGTGCAAGAGTTTCGCATATCAGCAGGATTTGGTTGGCGTAAGCATCCAATTTTGCACAAAAAAGAGTTCCATCCGGGTATCGATCTTGCTGCAAAAGGGAAGGTGCCAATTTTTGCTACAGCCAACGGTATCATCATCGATGCAAAGCATGGGCGGTATGGCTATGGGAATGTGATCAAGATCGCTCATGTATATGGATTTTCCACACTCTATGGGCATCTACGCAAGATCTTGGTCAAGAAGGGCGACTTTGTCAAAAAAGGCCAAATTATAGGCTATATGGGAAGCACGGGTTTAAGCACAGGACAGCATCTCCACTACGAGGTAAGATTTGACAAAAAACCCCTCAATCCATTAAACTTTATACGATGGAGCAATAGCAACTTTTATACTATAACAGAAAAAGAGAGGCACGTACCATGGGAATCTTTAATAAAGGCACTCAAAGCAGTGGACTCGCAAAAGAGACTTCAGTCATCTCCAAAAGTACAAAAATCAAAGGAGAGCTCACCCTCGACTCAAACCTCCATATCGACGGAGAAATAG
- the folE gene encoding GTP cyclohydrolase I FolE, with protein MQREQEFEEAIRKILKIIGEDPSREGLIKTPQRVYKAFMHLTQGYNQDPKEVLGEALFSSTNDEMVVVRDIEFYSLCEHHLLPIIGRAHVAYIPDGKVVGLSKIPRMVNVYARRLQIQEQMTEQIADAIMETVKPKGVGVVVQARHMCMEMRGVEKICSTTVSSALRGVFKENIKTREEFFSLINALQTRRF; from the coding sequence ATGCAAAGAGAGCAAGAGTTTGAAGAGGCCATAAGAAAAATCCTCAAAATTATAGGTGAAGATCCAAGCCGCGAAGGGCTCATAAAAACTCCTCAGCGTGTCTACAAAGCATTTATGCATTTAACCCAAGGCTACAATCAAGATCCCAAAGAGGTGCTTGGCGAAGCACTCTTTAGCTCAACAAATGATGAGATGGTTGTGGTACGTGATATTGAGTTCTATTCACTCTGTGAGCACCATCTGCTTCCTATAATTGGACGTGCTCATGTAGCCTATATTCCTGATGGTAAAGTTGTGGGTCTTTCAAAAATCCCTCGCATGGTAAATGTCTATGCTAGGAGACTCCAGATTCAAGAGCAGATGACTGAGCAGATTGCTGATGCGATTATGGAGACAGTCAAGCCAAAAGGTGTAGGCGTTGTAGTCCAAGCGCGTCACATGTGTATGGAGATGCGCGGTGTAGAGAAGATTTGTTCAACAACTGTAAGCTCTGCTCTTCGCGGAGTCTTCAAAGAAAACATCAAGACCCGCGAAGAGTTCTTTAGCCTCATCAATGCACTGCAAACGAGACGTTTTTAA
- a CDS encoding YifB family Mg chelatase-like AAA ATPase, whose protein sequence is MKRIFCATLDGVDAREVQVESSFINALPGISIVGLASNSIQEAKDRVKAALGASGFRFPPQKITINLSPSDLRKSGSHFDLAIALGIALQKEDVDFNNIFVFGELGLDGRVKESAKLFPLLLSLSKKGISAVVPKESLLRLAKIPGITLYGVATLAEAIELFKVKNFQATPTQELPWPSVEIKNQKYYYTKEYPIDFEDVIGQQRAKRAALIAAAGMHNLLMEGSPGCGKSMIAKRMRYILPPMSLAEILEVAKLKSLSDEEIDFSPVRPLRSPHHSATKASIFGGGSSDAKPGEVALAHNGMLFFDEFPHFSKSALEALREPLQDRRVLISRVNTKVEYKTKFLFVAAQNPCPCGNLLSSVHECRCSELEIRRYKNRISSPLLDRIDMYVQMSEPHEEGERISSSQMHVSVLQAFRKQKERGQKDFNGKLDEAGIEQYCTMSDEAKSIFDQATMKLGLSHRSAGNLRKVSRTIADIEGSDLIEKRHLLEAMGFRRR, encoded by the coding sequence ATGAAACGGATTTTTTGCGCTACGCTTGATGGCGTAGACGCAAGAGAGGTACAGGTAGAGTCGAGTTTTATCAATGCTCTTCCAGGAATCAGCATCGTAGGACTTGCAAGTAACTCCATCCAAGAGGCAAAAGATAGAGTCAAAGCGGCTCTTGGTGCTAGTGGATTTCGCTTTCCCCCACAAAAGATAACAATCAATCTCTCTCCCAGTGACCTGCGTAAAAGTGGCAGTCATTTTGATCTTGCAATTGCTCTTGGGATAGCTTTGCAAAAAGAGGATGTGGATTTTAACAATATCTTTGTTTTTGGAGAGCTAGGACTCGATGGGAGAGTCAAAGAGAGTGCCAAACTTTTCCCGCTTCTTCTGTCTTTGTCAAAAAAGGGCATCAGTGCTGTTGTGCCAAAGGAGAGTCTACTGCGCCTTGCAAAAATCCCAGGAATTACACTCTATGGTGTAGCAACTCTTGCTGAAGCGATAGAGCTTTTCAAGGTAAAAAACTTCCAAGCCACACCTACACAAGAGCTTCCTTGGCCATCGGTTGAGATAAAAAATCAAAAATACTACTACACCAAAGAGTACCCAATAGATTTCGAAGATGTAATAGGCCAGCAAAGAGCCAAAAGAGCAGCTCTCATAGCAGCAGCTGGAATGCATAACCTTTTGATGGAAGGAAGTCCAGGATGCGGTAAGAGCATGATAGCAAAGAGGATGCGCTATATTTTGCCACCTATGAGTCTTGCAGAGATTTTGGAAGTTGCAAAGCTCAAATCTTTGAGTGATGAAGAGATAGATTTTTCACCTGTACGCCCACTACGTAGCCCCCATCATTCAGCTACAAAAGCGAGTATTTTTGGTGGGGGGAGTAGTGATGCAAAACCTGGTGAAGTGGCTCTTGCTCACAATGGGATGCTCTTTTTTGATGAGTTTCCACATTTTAGCAAGAGTGCACTAGAGGCTTTGCGCGAGCCGCTGCAAGATAGGCGCGTGCTCATCTCTCGCGTCAATACTAAGGTAGAGTATAAGACGAAGTTTTTATTTGTTGCAGCACAAAATCCTTGTCCATGTGGCAATCTGCTCAGCAGTGTGCATGAGTGTCGCTGTAGTGAGCTTGAAATCCGCCGCTACAAAAATCGCATCTCCTCTCCACTCCTTGATCGCATCGATATGTATGTGCAGATGAGTGAGCCGCACGAGGAGGGTGAGCGTATCAGTTCGTCCCAGATGCATGTGAGCGTTTTGCAAGCATTCCGCAAGCAAAAAGAGCGTGGACAAAAGGATTTTAATGGTAAACTCGATGAAGCTGGGATAGAGCAGTATTGCACAATGAGCGATGAAGCAAAGAGCATTTTTGATCAGGCTACTATGAAGCTAGGTCTCTCACATAGAAGTGCAGGAAATCTGCGCAAAGTTTCTCGCACCATAGCAGATATTGAAGGCTCCGATCTTATAGAAAAGAGGCATCTTTTGGAGGCGATGGGATTTAGACGACGATGA
- the def gene encoding peptide deformylase yields MMREVITYPDKRLFLRSKEVESFDEELHQLLDDMYETMIAKNGIGLAAIQVAVPLRALVINLPDEEGKQHKEDLLELINPIIVEKKGTQVYTEGCLSVPEYYDDVERAEWVKVEYQDRHGNKKTLETDGLLAVAVQHEIDHLDGHLFIEKLPYLKRKKFEKEWKKKRKKSGAKV; encoded by the coding sequence ATGATGCGAGAAGTGATTACATATCCTGATAAGAGGCTCTTTCTTCGCAGCAAAGAGGTGGAGAGCTTCGATGAAGAGCTCCACCAGCTTCTTGATGATATGTATGAGACGATGATAGCCAAAAACGGTATAGGGCTTGCTGCGATACAAGTAGCTGTGCCACTGCGCGCTTTGGTTATCAATCTTCCTGATGAAGAGGGAAAGCAGCACAAAGAGGATCTCCTTGAGCTCATCAATCCCATCATTGTTGAAAAAAAGGGAACGCAAGTCTATACCGAAGGATGCCTGAGTGTTCCAGAGTATTATGATGATGTTGAGCGTGCAGAGTGGGTGAAGGTGGAGTATCAAGATCGCCATGGCAATAAAAAAACACTAGAGACTGATGGTCTTTTGGCAGTAGCAGTGCAGCATGAGATAGATCATCTTGATGGACACCTCTTTATCGAGAAGCTCCCTTACCTCAAACGTAAAAAGTTTGAAAAAGAGTGGAAGAAGAAACGTAAAAAGAGTGGCGCCAAGGTATGA
- the clpP gene encoding ATP-dependent Clp endopeptidase proteolytic subunit ClpP, translating into MSYYIPYVIERTGRGERSYDIYSRLLKDRIIMLSGEINDAVASSIVAQLLFLEAEDPDKDIYLYINSPGGVITSGMSIYDTMNYIKPDVSTICIGQAASMGAFLLSSGAKGKRYALPHARIMIHQPLGGAQGQATDIEIQAKEILRLKKILNDILAQNTGQSVKKIAKDTERDFFMSAEEAKEYGLIDQVLEKSAR; encoded by the coding sequence ATGAGCTACTATATCCCTTATGTAATTGAGCGCACAGGGAGAGGTGAGAGAAGTTACGATATCTACTCAAGACTTCTCAAAGACCGCATCATTATGCTCAGTGGTGAGATTAATGATGCAGTAGCCTCTTCTATTGTGGCGCAGCTGCTTTTTTTGGAAGCAGAGGACCCTGATAAAGATATCTATCTGTATATCAACTCACCTGGCGGTGTGATTACGAGTGGGATGAGTATCTACGATACGATGAACTATATCAAGCCAGATGTCTCGACTATCTGTATCGGACAGGCTGCAAGCATGGGAGCATTTTTGCTCAGCTCCGGTGCAAAAGGAAAACGCTATGCACTCCCGCATGCGCGTATCATGATCCACCAACCTCTTGGTGGAGCGCAGGGACAAGCGACAGATATCGAGATTCAGGCAAAAGAGATTTTGCGCCTCAAAAAGATTCTCAATGATATCTTGGCACAAAACACTGGACAGAGTGTCAAAAAGATTGCAAAAGATACTGAGCGAGACTTCTTCATGAGTGCCGAAGAGGCAAAAGAGTATGGACTTATCGATCAAGTATTGGAGAAGAGTGCTCGATGA
- a CDS encoding polymer-forming cytoskeletal protein — protein sequence MDGEIEGIINSSSVVSVGKSGVVDGEIYAQKVLVSGLVKGKIDAEHIEIMTGGRVVGEIIVDNLLIQNMGIFSGVCKQKEMKIEQPEEEPKN from the coding sequence ATCGACGGAGAAATAGAGGGGATTATCAACTCTTCTAGTGTGGTATCAGTTGGTAAAAGTGGTGTGGTAGATGGTGAGATCTATGCCCAAAAGGTACTTGTCAGTGGTCTTGTCAAAGGCAAAATCGATGCAGAGCATATCGAGATCATGACTGGTGGGAGAGTTGTAGGCGAAATTATTGTAGATAATCTGCTGATTCAAAATATGGGAATCTTTAGCGGGGTATGTAAGCAAAAAGAGATGAAAATAGAACAGCCCGAAGAGGAGCCCAAAAATTAG